GGCTCCCTTTGCCACCAGGATCCGGTTGATGGTCCGCCCCGACCGGAGCGCCTCCAGCACGGGGTTCCGTCCTTCGATCTGTCCAGACACGAGCTCAGTCTCCTTCGGGTTCAGTCTGCCCGGCCCCGCCGGCGGGAATGCGCCGCCGGCGGTAGTGCTCGACGACGAAATCGTACGGGTTCTCCTCGTCCCGCGGGTGGGGCGTGCTCCCCACCAGCTCCCACTCGTCCTCGGACCACGCCGGGAAGAACGCGTCCCCTTCGAAGTCGTGGTCAATGCGGGTGAGGATCATCTCGTCCGCATGAGGCAGGAACTGGCGGTACACCTCCGCGCCGCCGATGACATAGAGCGGCCTGCGGTCCTGCAGCAGCTCCGCGACGCTGTGGCGCACCTCGCATCCCGGCGCCCGGAAGCCCGGGTCCCGGGTAAGCACGATGTTGGTCCGCCCCTTCAGGGGGCCGCCGATCGACTCGTAGGTCCTGCGTCCCATCACCACCGCCTTGCCCATGGTGGTGCGGCGGAAGTGGCGCATCTCCGCCGGCAGCCGCCAGGGCAGGCGGCCCTCCCGGCCGATGGCGCGGTTCCTGCCCATCGCCGCCACCAGGGTGATCATGTCGACAGCTCCCCGCGGATCGGCGGGTGGTGCTTGTAGTCCACCAGCTGGATGTCGTCCATCGTGAACTGGTCGATCTCCCTGACCTCGGGGTTCAGCCAGAGCCTGGGCAGCGGGTACGGCTCCCGCGTGAGCTGCAGCCGTACCTGGTCCAGGAGGTTGCGGTAGATGTGCACGTCGTTCAGGTAATGCGTGTACGTGCCCACCGCCAGCCCGGTCACCTGCGCCACCATGTGCAGCAGCAGCGAGTAGCTGGCGATGTTGAAGGGCACTCCCAGGAACAGGTCGGCGCTGCGCTGCCACACGGCCAGGTGCAGCCTGCCGTCCTTCACGTGGAACTGGAACGGCCCGTGGCAGGGCGGCAGGGCCATCTCCTCCAGGTCGGCGACGTTCCAGGGGCTGACGACCAGCCGCCTGGAGTTGGGATGGGGCCGCTCCGGGTCGGCGGCGATCTCCCGGATCTGCTGGATGACCCAGGCGATCTGGTCGTAGGTCCTGCCGTCCGCGCCCTCCCACGCCCGCCACTGCTTGCCGTAGATCGGCCCGAGCTTCCCGCCGTTGCGGGCCGCGTCCTTGTCCCAGATGTGGCATCCCCGCTCGTGCAGGAACTCCAGGTCGGTCCGGCCCGCGAGGAACCAGAGCAACTCGGCCTTCACGGAGTTGAAGAACAGCTTCTTGGTGGTCAGGGCGGGAAACCCTTCCTTGAAGTCGTGCTTCAGCATGCGGCCGAAGACGCCCACCGTCCCCATGCCGGTCCGGTTGGGCGTCCAGCGGCCCTCGGCGATCTCCTGCTCGTTCTCCGCCAGGATCTCCCGGCAGAGTTCCAGGTACTGGATCTCGATGTTCAATCCCGACCCCCCCGGGCCAGCAACCTTAATTAACTAGAACTAATTCTGCCCCGGGATCCTTCTTCCTGTCACGAAAACCAGGCGCAGGCGCGCCGACATGGCGGCGCAGCCTGCGCCGTTTACTGGCCACGCTCGATAAAGTCGGCCGCGGCCTGGAGAACCTCCGACAGCCGCTCCGCCTGCCCGGCCAGGTACAGGTACCCCACCAGCGCCTCAAAGCCGGTGGAGGCGGCGTACTCCGCCGGATCCGCCGACTTCGGGGCCCCGTGTCCCTTCGCGTTGCGCCCCCGGCGCACCACGTCCTGCTCCTGCTCCGTGAGCGCGGGCATGAGGTGGTGGAGGATCGCCGCCTGGGCGGTGGCCTGCACGTAACGCAGGGCATGCCGGTGCAGGTCGTTCACCCGCACGTAGCCCCGCTCCAGCAGCCGCTCCCGCACGAACGCCTCGTAGAGGGCGTCGCCGAGGTAGGCCAGGGTCAGCGGCGGCAGGGTGAGCGGGTTGGCCAGCCTCATGCGCGCCGCCACCGGACGCCCTGCGGGGTGTCCTCCAGGATGATGCCCATCGCGCGAAGCTGATCCCGGATCCGGTCGGCCTCGGCAAAGTTCCGCGCCTTCCTCGCCTCCTGCCGGGCGGCGATCAGCGCCTCGATCTCGGCGTCCAGTTCCTGCGGCTGCGCCTTGCGCTCCAGCAGGCCCAGCACCCCGGCCAGCTCCCGGAGCAGGGCCAGCCCGCCCTCGGCGAAGGCCGCGGAGGCGCCGGGCTTCACCCGGCTGTTCAGCTCCCGGCTCAGGTCAAAGATGACGGCCAGGCCCTCGGCCGTGTTGAAATCGTCGTCCATGGCGGCGACGAAGCGCTCGCGCGCCTGGGAGAGCTCGGCCAGCACCGCCTGCTCCTCCGCGGTCATCTCCGCGCGCGGGGCCGTCTTCGCCAGGTGCTCCAGGTTCGCCACGGTATTGTACAGCCGCTCCAGGGCGCGCCTGGTGTCCTCCATCAGCTGGTCGCTGAAGGAGAGCTGCGTGCGGTAATGCGCCGACAGGAGGAACATGCGGACGACCTCGCCGTCGTAGCGCTTCAGGATGTCCCGCACCGTGAAAAAGTTGCCCACCGACTTGGACATCTTGGCGCCGTCGATCATCAGGTGGGCGTTGTGCATCCAGTACCGCGCGAAGGGCTTGCCCGTCACCGCCTCCGACTGGGCGATCTCGTTCTCGTGGTGCGGGAACGTCAGGTCCTCGCCCCCGGCGTGGATATCGATCGTGTCGCCCAGGTACTTGCGGGCCATGGCCGAGCACTCGATGTGCCAGCCAGGCCTGCCGGGGCCCCACGGGGCCGGCCAGGCGGGCTCCCCGGGCTTCTGCCCCTTCCACAGGGCGAAGTCGAAGGGGTGTTCCTTGCGGTCGTCGGGATCGACCCGCTCCGACGCGCCGGCGACAAGTTCCTCCAAATTCTTGTGGGATAGCTTGCCGTAGTCGGGGCTTGTCGTCACCCGGAAGTACACGTCGCCGCCCTCGACAACGTAGGCGTGGCCCTTGTCGATGAGCTGTTGAATCATGGCGATCTGCTCGTCGATGAGCGCGGTGGCCCGGGGATGCACGTCCGCGGGGCGAACGCCCAGGGCGCCGGCATCGGCAAAGTAGGCCTGGATCATCTCCTCGGCCAGCTCGGAGACGGTGATGCCCCGCTCCCGGGCCCGCTTGATCATGCGGTCATCGATGTCGGTGAAGTTCTGAACGAAGGTGACCTGATAGCCCCGGTACTCCAGGTACCGTCGAACCGTGTCGAAGACGACGAAGTTGCGGGCGTTGCCGATGTGAAAGTAGTCGTAGACGGTCGGTCCGCAGTTGTAGAAACGGACCTTGCCCGGTTCGAGAGGGACGAAGTCTTCCTTCTTCCGGGTCAGATCATTGTAGATGCGGATGCCCATGCGCCAAACCCTCCTGTAATCTGCGCAGCGCCCGGTTCTCCTCCTCCAGCCGCTCGATGCGCTGGGTCAGCTTGTCGATCTGGCGCTGCATCTGGTCAAACATGTTTGCGATCGGATCGGGCATGTGGATCATGTCCAGCTGGTCCGTGCGCACGCCGTTCTGCACCACGACCCGGCCCGGGTTGCCGACGACGGTGGAGTTGGGCGGCACCTCCCGCAGTACTACGGCGCCGGCGCCGATGCGGCTGTTGGCCCCCACCGTGAACGAGCCCAGGATGCGGGCGCCGGTGCCGATCACCACGTTGTCCCCGATCGTCGGGTGCCGCTTGCCCTTCTCCTTGCCGGTGCCGCCCAGGGTCACGCCCTGGTAGATGGTCACATTGTTGCCCACCTCTGCGGTCTCGCCGATGACGACGCCGCAGCCGTGGTCGATGAAGACGCCTTCCCCGATCTTGGCGCCGGGGTGAATCTCGATCTGGGTGAAAAAACGGGAGATCTGAGAGATCACACGGGCCAGGAGTTTGAAGTTCCGCTGCCACAGCCAGTGTGCCACCCGGTGGGCCCAGATCGCCTTCAGTCCCGGATA
The nucleotide sequence above comes from Symbiobacterium thermophilum IAM 14863. Encoded proteins:
- a CDS encoding dihydrofolate reductase, with product MITLVAAMGRNRAIGREGRLPWRLPAEMRHFRRTTMGKAVVMGRRTYESIGGPLKGRTNIVLTRDPGFRAPGCEVRHSVAELLQDRRPLYVIGGAEVYRQFLPHADEMILTRIDHDFEGDAFFPAWSEDEWELVGSTPHPRDEENPYDFVVEHYRRRRIPAGGAGQTEPEGD
- a CDS encoding thymidylate synthase; the encoded protein is MNIEIQYLELCREILAENEQEIAEGRWTPNRTGMGTVGVFGRMLKHDFKEGFPALTTKKLFFNSVKAELLWFLAGRTDLEFLHERGCHIWDKDAARNGGKLGPIYGKQWRAWEGADGRTYDQIAWVIQQIREIAADPERPHPNSRRLVVSPWNVADLEEMALPPCHGPFQFHVKDGRLHLAVWQRSADLFLGVPFNIASYSLLLHMVAQVTGLAVGTYTHYLNDVHIYRNLLDQVRLQLTREPYPLPRLWLNPEVREIDQFTMDDIQLVDYKHHPPIRGELST
- a CDS encoding Mini-ribonuclease 3, encoding MAARMRLANPLTLPPLTLAYLGDALYEAFVRERLLERGYVRVNDLHRHALRYVQATAQAAILHHLMPALTEQEQDVVRRGRNAKGHGAPKSADPAEYAASTGFEALVGYLYLAGQAERLSEVLQAAADFIERGQ
- the cysS gene encoding cysteine--tRNA ligase, with product MRIYNDLTRKKEDFVPLEPGKVRFYNCGPTVYDYFHIGNARNFVVFDTVRRYLEYRGYQVTFVQNFTDIDDRMIKRARERGITVSELAEEMIQAYFADAGALGVRPADVHPRATALIDEQIAMIQQLIDKGHAYVVEGGDVYFRVTTSPDYGKLSHKNLEELVAGASERVDPDDRKEHPFDFALWKGQKPGEPAWPAPWGPGRPGWHIECSAMARKYLGDTIDIHAGGEDLTFPHHENEIAQSEAVTGKPFARYWMHNAHLMIDGAKMSKSVGNFFTVRDILKRYDGEVVRMFLLSAHYRTQLSFSDQLMEDTRRALERLYNTVANLEHLAKTAPRAEMTAEEQAVLAELSQARERFVAAMDDDFNTAEGLAVIFDLSRELNSRVKPGASAAFAEGGLALLRELAGVLGLLERKAQPQELDAEIEALIAARQEARKARNFAEADRIRDQLRAMGIILEDTPQGVRWRRA
- the cysE gene encoding serine O-acetyltransferase translates to MFKRLRRDIEAVFERDPAARSVLEVLLCYPGLKAIWAHRVAHWLWQRNFKLLARVISQISRFFTQIEIHPGAKIGEGVFIDHGCGVVIGETAEVGNNVTIYQGVTLGGTGKEKGKRHPTIGDNVVIGTGARILGSFTVGANSRIGAGAVVLREVPPNSTVVGNPGRVVVQNGVRTDQLDMIHMPDPIANMFDQMQRQIDKLTQRIERLEEENRALRRLQEGLAHGHPHLQ